The genomic stretch CGAGTTCGATCAGATCACCCCCGGCAACGGCATGAAGTGGTACGCCACCGAACCCCAGCAGGGCGTCTTCGACTTCACCGCGGGCGACGAGATCGTCGACCTGGCCCGCGCCAACCACCAGAAGGTGCGCGGCCACACGCTGGTCTGGCACAGCCAGCTGCCCGACTGGCTGACCGGCCGCGAGTGGACGGCGCCCGAGCTGCGGGCCGTACTGAAGAAGCACATCCAGACCGAGGTACGGCACTACCGCGGCAAGGTGTTCGCCTGGGACGTCGTCAACGAGGCCTTCAACGAGGACGGCACCTACCGGGAGACCGTTTTCTACAAGACCCTCGGCCCCGGCTACATCGCCGACGCCCTGCGCTGGGCCCACCAGGCCGATCCCCGGGTGAAGCTCTACCTCAACGACTACAACATCGAGTCGATCGGCCCGAAGAGCGACGCCTACTTCAAGCTCGCCAAGGAGCTGAGGGCCGAGGGCGTCCCGCTGCACGGCATCGGCCTCCAGGCCCATCTGGCGCTCCAGTACGGCTATCCGACCACGCTGGAGGACAACCTCCGCCGCTTCTCGAAGCTCGGTCTGGACACCGCGCTCACCGAGGTCGACATCCGGATGTACGTGCCCGCGGACGAGGAGAAGCTGGCCACGCAGGCCCAGTGGTACGCGGACCTGACCGAGGCGTGTCTGGCGGTGCGCCGGTGCGTCGGCATCACCATCTGGGACTACACGGACAAGTACTCCTGGATCCCCGCCTTCTTCGACGGCGAGGGCGCGGCCCTGCCGTGGGACGAGCAGCTCCAGCCCAAGCCCGCGTACTACGCGATCCGGGAGGCGCTCAAGTAGCAGGCGCGGACGGTGGTGCGGTGCTCGACCGCACCACCAGCTCCGTGCCCAGTTCCACCCGGGGCGAGTCCGGCCGCTCGCCCGCGGCAAGGCGCAACACGGTGCGGACGGCCAACTTGCCCATGTCGGCGAGCGGTTGGCGCACCGTGGTCAGCGGCGGCGCCGACCAGCGCACTTCCGGAAGGTCGTCGAAACCGACCACGCTCATGTCCTCCGGGACCCTCAGGCCCCGTCGGCGCAGTGCCTCGATCGCGCCGAGCGCCATCTGGTCGCTGGCCGCGAACACGGCGGTCGGCGGCTCGGGCAGATCGAGCAGCGCCGTGCAGCCCGTACAGCCGGACTCGGGGCGGAAGTCGCCGGGGAGGACCAGGGAGTCGTCCACCGCGAGACCGGCGCCCTCCAGGGCGGCGCGGTAGCCGTCGAAGCGGGCCCGGGAGCACAGCAGCCGCGGCGGGCCCGCGATCAGGCCGATCCGGCGATGGCCGAGGGCCAGCAGATGCTCGGTGGCCGCGAGCCCGCCCGACCAGTTGGCGGCGCCGATCGTGGGCACGTCGAGGACGGGTGAGCCCGCCGGGTCGACCACCACCAACGGCACGCCGAGGAGCCGCAACTCCTCGTGCAGCACCGGCTCCAGGGCCGAGGTGACCAGGACGACGCCGTCGGAGGCGCGGGCCCGCAGATTGCGCAGCCACTCCCGGGCGTCGCCCGAGCGGCC from Streptomyces davaonensis JCM 4913 encodes the following:
- a CDS encoding endo-1,4-beta-xylanase; the protein is MRKNRRNRLRLVGAVAAVLVAVTAPSAQGATTHEEPPTLADLAQRHGRYFGSATDNPELVDEPYKAILGSEFDQITPGNGMKWYATEPQQGVFDFTAGDEIVDLARANHQKVRGHTLVWHSQLPDWLTGREWTAPELRAVLKKHIQTEVRHYRGKVFAWDVVNEAFNEDGTYRETVFYKTLGPGYIADALRWAHQADPRVKLYLNDYNIESIGPKSDAYFKLAKELRAEGVPLHGIGLQAHLALQYGYPTTLEDNLRRFSKLGLDTALTEVDIRMYVPADEEKLATQAQWYADLTEACLAVRRCVGITIWDYTDKYSWIPAFFDGEGAALPWDEQLQPKPAYYAIREALK
- a CDS encoding LacI family DNA-binding transcriptional regulator, which codes for MSEERAEGRVTITEIARQAGVSVPTVSRVVNGRSDVSPRTRARVEDLLRAHGYRKRASAAPATLVDLVFNDLDSPWAVEIIRGVEEVAHAAGVGTVVSAIHGRSGDAREWLRNLRARASDGVVLVTSALEPVLHEELRLLGVPLVVVDPAGSPVLDVPTIGAANWSGGLAATEHLLALGHRRIGLIAGPPRLLCSRARFDGYRAALEGAGLAVDDSLVLPGDFRPESGCTGCTALLDLPEPPTAVFAASDQMALGAIEALRRRGLRVPEDMSVVGFDDLPEVRWSAPPLTTVRQPLADMGKLAVRTVLRLAAGERPDSPRVELGTELVVRSSTAPPSAPAT